A genomic segment from Drosophila miranda strain MSH22 chromosome 5, D.miranda_PacBio2.1, whole genome shotgun sequence encodes:
- the LOC117189241 gene encoding proteasome subunit alpha type-4-like has protein sequence HQQKAVTRGSQAYTQYGGKRPFGVSLLYMGWDNKYGYQLYQSDPSGNYGGWKATCIGNNFGAAISMLKQELADKPSIKLEEAKDLAVKVLSMTLDTTKLTPEKVEMATLQRVKNTTVYSVLDKPDVEKLIEKYNKLQAETEAAKKEKQAKQPKS, from the coding sequence caccagcagaaggctgttacgcgcggatcccaagCTTACACTCAGTACGGCGGCAAACGTCCCTTTGGCGTTTCTCTTCTCTACATGGGCTGGGACAATAAGTACGGCTATCAGCTGTACCAGTCTGATCCCAGCGGCAACTACGGTGGCTGGAAGGCTACTTGCATTGGCAATAACTTCGGCGCTGCCATATCCATGCTGAAACAGGAACTGGCCGACAAACCATCCATTAAGCTAGAGGAGGCGAAAGATCTGGCCGTAAAGGTGCTAAGCATGACTCTGGACACCACTAAGCTGACTCCAGAAAAGGTTGAGATGGCCACCCTGCAGCGCGTCAAGAATACCACCGTCTACAGTGTGCTGGATAAGCCCGATGTGGAGAAGCTGATCGAAAAGTACAATAAACTGCAGGCCGAAACCGAAGCCGCCAAGAAGGAGAAGCAGGCCAAACAACCCAAGTCTTAG